A section of the Castanea sativa cultivar Marrone di Chiusa Pesio chromosome 12, ASM4071231v1 genome encodes:
- the LOC142619684 gene encoding small ribosomal subunit protein uS10y-like, protein MAAPPYAVKPAKQLGPDGGEEQIHKIRITLTSKNVKNIEKVCADLVRGAKDKMLRVKGPVRIPTKVLHITTRKSPCGEGTNTWDRFELRIHKRVIDLFSSPDVVKQITSITIEPGVEVEVTIADS, encoded by the exons ATGGCTGCTCCTCCTTATGCTGTGAAACCCGCGAAGCAGCTGGGTCCAGATGGTGGCGAGGAACAGATACACAAAATCAGGATCACTCTCACTTCAAAGAATGTTAAAAACATTGAAAAGG ttTGTGCTGATTTGGTTCGCGGCGCCAAGGATAAGATGTTGAGGGTTAAGGGCCCAGTGAGAATCCCCACCAAGGTTCTGCACATCACCACCAGGAAGTCCCCTTGTGGTGAAG GTACCAACACCTGGGATAGATTTGAACTTCGTATCCACAAGCGTGTTATCGACCTGTTTAGCTCCCCTGATGTTGTTAAGCAGATTACCTCCATTACGATTGAGCCTGGTGTGGAGGTGGAAGTAACTATTGCCGACTCTTAA
- the LOC142619685 gene encoding small ribosomal subunit protein uS10z/uS10x-like, whose product MAYALKPAKQLGADEGPEQIHKIRITLTSKSVKNLEKVCTDLVRGAKDKMLRVKGPVRIPTKVLHITTRKSPCGEGTNTWDRFELRIHKRVIDLFSSPEVVKQITSITIEPGVEVEVTIADN is encoded by the exons ATGGCGTACGCATTGAAGCCGGCGAAGCAGTTGGGTGCGGATGAAGGTCCGGAGCAAATTCACAAGATCAGGATAACCCTGACCTCAAAAAGTGTCAAGAACCTCGAGAAGG tTTGTACGGATTTGGTTCGTGGTGCCAAGGACAAGATGTTGAGGGTTAAGGGCCCAGTGAGAATCCCCACTAAGGTTCTGCACATCACCACCAGGAAGTCCCCTTGCGGTGAAG GTACCAACACTTGGGATAGATTTGAACTTCGTATCCACAAGCGAGTTATTGACCTCTTCAGCTCCCCAGAAGTTGTTAAGCAGATTACCTCCATTACAATTGAACCTGGCGTGGAGGTTGAGGTTACCATTGCGGATAATTGA